One window from the genome of Micromonospora aurantiaca ATCC 27029 encodes:
- a CDS encoding bifunctional metallophosphatase/5'-nucleotidase, with translation MSVTGMRRRAAVGLAALAATAFTAVAVTPDQAEARPKPVDVQLLAINDFHGNLEPPTGSSGTIEGQPAGGAEYLASHLKSMRAAAKQQGKGTVTVAAGDLIGASPLLSAAFHDEPTIEEMNLAGLEFASVGNHEFDEGAAELLRMQRGGCHPVDGCADGTPFGGAKFKYLSANAFKTSTGLPLMQPFGIKIVKGVPIGFIGMTLEGTPNIVSQQGVAGLRFTDEADTANKYAKILRLLGVKSIVVLLHEGGVQNGGGINDCTGFSGPIVDIANRMDPSIDVIVSGHTHAAYNCNINGKLVTSASSFGRLVTQIDLKIDPRTRDVVTASANNVVVTRDVEKDPASTELINRYKTALGPVADRVVGETTAAITKTQENLYQTGVDVNGKPTYQTGESPLGNLIADAQLAATDTEQNAVAAFMNPGGVRADLDAGPVTYAEAFTVQPFANNLVTLDLTGAQLYCMLEQQFTVARVLYASSTVNYVVDVNGTTAPAGTPCAGTRVVRGSLTINGTPVTDTATYRVTVNNFLAGGGDGFSVLTGGTNAVTGQIDLDAFTAYLTEKSPVSPPALDRIRTTTEVAAG, from the coding sequence ATGTCCGTCACCGGGATGCGACGCCGGGCCGCCGTCGGCCTGGCCGCACTCGCCGCGACCGCGTTCACAGCGGTCGCCGTCACCCCCGACCAGGCCGAGGCCCGCCCGAAGCCGGTCGACGTCCAGTTGCTCGCGATCAACGACTTCCACGGAAACCTGGAGCCGCCGACCGGCTCCAGCGGCACCATCGAGGGCCAGCCGGCCGGTGGCGCGGAATACCTGGCCAGCCACCTGAAGTCGATGCGCGCCGCCGCCAAGCAGCAGGGCAAGGGCACTGTCACGGTCGCCGCGGGTGACCTGATCGGCGCCTCGCCGCTGCTCTCCGCCGCGTTCCACGACGAGCCCACCATCGAGGAGATGAACCTCGCCGGGCTGGAGTTCGCAAGCGTCGGCAACCACGAGTTCGACGAGGGCGCGGCCGAGCTGCTGCGCATGCAGCGCGGCGGCTGCCACCCGGTGGACGGCTGCGCCGACGGCACCCCGTTCGGTGGCGCCAAGTTCAAGTACCTCTCGGCGAACGCCTTCAAGACCTCCACCGGCCTGCCGCTGATGCAGCCGTTCGGCATCAAGATCGTCAAGGGTGTCCCGATCGGCTTCATCGGGATGACCCTGGAGGGCACCCCGAACATCGTCAGCCAGCAGGGCGTCGCCGGCCTGCGGTTCACCGACGAGGCCGACACCGCCAACAAGTACGCCAAGATCCTGCGCCTGCTCGGGGTCAAGAGCATCGTCGTGCTGCTGCACGAGGGCGGCGTGCAGAACGGCGGCGGCATCAACGACTGCACCGGGTTCAGCGGCCCGATCGTCGACATCGCCAACCGGATGGACCCGTCCATCGACGTGATCGTCAGCGGGCACACCCACGCCGCGTACAACTGCAACATCAACGGCAAGCTGGTCACCAGCGCCAGCTCGTTCGGCCGCCTGGTCACCCAGATCGACCTGAAGATCGACCCGCGTACCCGCGACGTGGTCACCGCGTCCGCGAACAACGTGGTGGTCACGCGGGACGTCGAGAAGGACCCGGCCTCGACGGAGCTGATCAACCGGTACAAGACCGCGCTCGGCCCGGTGGCCGACCGGGTGGTGGGCGAGACCACCGCCGCGATCACCAAGACCCAGGAGAACCTGTACCAGACCGGGGTCGACGTCAACGGCAAGCCGACGTACCAGACCGGTGAGTCGCCGCTCGGCAACCTGATCGCCGACGCGCAGCTCGCCGCCACCGACACCGAGCAGAACGCGGTCGCCGCGTTCATGAACCCCGGTGGCGTCCGCGCCGACCTCGACGCCGGCCCGGTCACCTACGCCGAGGCGTTCACCGTGCAGCCGTTCGCCAACAACCTGGTGACGCTGGACCTGACCGGCGCGCAGCTCTACTGCATGCTGGAGCAGCAGTTCACCGTCGCGCGCGTGCTCTACGCGTCCTCGACCGTCAACTACGTCGTGGACGTCAACGGCACCACCGCGCCGGCCGGCACGCCGTGCGCCGGCACCCGGGTGGTCCGGGGCAGCCTCACCATCAACGGCACCCCGGTGACGGACACCGCCACCTACCGGGTCACCGTGAACAACTTCCTCGCCGGTGGCGGCGACGGCTTCAGCGTCCTGACCGGTGGCACCAACGCGGTGACCGGCCAGATCGACCTGGACGCCTTCACCGCGTACCTGACCGAGAAGTCGCCGGTCTCCCCGCCGGCGCTGGACCGGATCCGCACGACCACCGAGGTCGCCGCCGGCTGA
- a CDS encoding phosphodiesterase: protein MLIAQLSDPHVTTGPLAADPASGLHRALGTVLALRPRPDCVVITGDLTANGRPDEYLALREIVGAFPLPVHLVTGNHDDRESLLDTFGGTPYLAGGFSAHYHVDLPDATLVVLDSLTPGSPGGRLGDEQLAWLDGVLAGRTDAPAVVCLHHPPVTVGVPGMDAMGLADADALAAVVGRHPHVVRVAAGHLHRQVTSAFAGTVLTTAPSTWIQVSLSMTDEEEPGFVAEPTAFLLHRIADGGCVTHTVQVSHAAGRTCWF from the coding sequence ATGCTCATCGCCCAGCTCAGCGACCCGCACGTGACCACCGGCCCGCTCGCGGCCGACCCGGCGTCCGGGTTGCACCGGGCGCTCGGCACGGTGCTCGCCCTGCGTCCGCGGCCCGACTGCGTGGTGATCACCGGCGACCTCACCGCGAACGGCCGGCCGGACGAATACCTCGCCCTGCGCGAGATCGTCGGCGCGTTCCCGCTGCCTGTGCACCTGGTGACCGGCAACCACGACGACCGCGAGTCGCTGCTCGACACGTTCGGCGGCACCCCGTACCTGGCCGGTGGCTTCTCGGCGCACTACCACGTCGACCTGCCGGACGCGACGCTCGTGGTGCTCGACTCGCTCACCCCGGGCAGCCCCGGCGGACGGCTCGGCGACGAGCAGCTCGCCTGGCTGGACGGGGTGCTCGCCGGGCGTACCGACGCGCCCGCCGTCGTGTGCCTGCACCATCCGCCGGTCACCGTGGGCGTGCCGGGCATGGACGCGATGGGCCTCGCCGACGCCGACGCGCTCGCCGCCGTGGTCGGCCGTCACCCCCATGTCGTACGCGTCGCCGCGGGGCACCTGCACCGCCAGGTGACGAGCGCGTTCGCCGGTACGGTGCTGACCACCGCGCCGAGCACCTGGATCCAGGTGAGCCTCAGCATGACCGACGAGGAGGAGCCGGGGTTCGTCGCCGAGCCGACCGCCTTCCTGCTGCACCGCATCGCCGACGGCGGCTGCGTGACGCACACCGTCCAGGTCAGCCACGCCGCCGGGCGCACCTGCTGGTTCTGA
- a CDS encoding sensor domain-containing diguanylate cyclase — protein MDHERVLRDVTVRLPTASTVPEACQWTVAALARHTPATATVLLRVHDRLRCVAATGAWQVFSHVPATADGTPPGRHRPEPSVVRRVYASGTTAAVPDVGADPDYLEVRPDVTAELCVPVRDPDGRPIGVLDLQWSEPVVLAAWRETAELVADRLGGRIAALGGPPAESRSEKLLRHAAAFTAAPTDWDLMTAALAAARDVSALSAAVLVLTGRRGPRLGAPTATPGELEARIRAELDEAGPAALDRMIDRAHRYGSAYTLGEAGHPPTEEYLPLTRAGARTLVAVPVGTPASGGVLLVADEQRLRPDPTTVNLIELLAGQAWTCLDRLRTLARLREQASSDPLTGLRHTGPFGQRIATATPGRTALLAIDVDGFKDVNDTYGHQAGDRLLVGLARALEGALRQGDELYRTGGDEFVAVIEVSRPEEAVRIAERLTEAARRTGRTISVGIALPRPGESPERTLHRADQALYAVKRHGRDGVHLSAA, from the coding sequence GTGGATCACGAGCGAGTCCTCCGCGACGTCACGGTGCGCCTTCCCACGGCGTCGACCGTCCCGGAGGCGTGCCAGTGGACCGTCGCCGCGCTCGCCCGGCACACCCCGGCGACCGCCACCGTCCTGCTCCGCGTCCACGACCGTCTGCGCTGCGTCGCCGCGACCGGCGCCTGGCAGGTCTTCTCGCACGTGCCGGCGACCGCCGACGGCACCCCGCCGGGCCGCCACCGGCCCGAACCCTCGGTGGTGCGGCGGGTCTACGCCTCCGGGACCACCGCCGCCGTGCCCGACGTCGGCGCCGACCCCGACTACCTCGAGGTCCGCCCGGACGTCACAGCCGAACTCTGTGTGCCGGTACGCGACCCGGACGGCCGTCCGATCGGGGTGCTCGACCTGCAGTGGAGCGAGCCGGTCGTGCTCGCGGCCTGGCGGGAGACAGCCGAGCTGGTGGCCGACCGACTCGGCGGGCGGATCGCCGCGCTCGGCGGGCCGCCGGCCGAGAGCCGCAGCGAGAAGCTGCTCCGGCACGCCGCCGCGTTCACCGCCGCCCCGACCGACTGGGACCTGATGACCGCCGCGCTCGCCGCGGCCCGGGACGTCTCAGCGCTCTCCGCCGCCGTACTGGTGCTCACCGGCCGGCGCGGCCCACGCCTCGGCGCGCCCACGGCCACACCGGGCGAGCTGGAGGCACGGATCCGGGCCGAGCTGGACGAGGCCGGACCGGCCGCGCTCGACCGCATGATCGACCGGGCCCACCGGTACGGCTCGGCGTACACGCTGGGCGAGGCGGGCCACCCGCCCACCGAGGAGTACCTGCCGCTGACCCGGGCCGGCGCGCGCACGCTTGTGGCGGTGCCGGTCGGCACACCGGCCTCCGGTGGCGTGCTGCTCGTCGCCGACGAGCAGCGCCTGCGCCCCGACCCGACCACAGTCAACCTGATCGAGCTGCTCGCCGGGCAGGCGTGGACCTGCCTGGACCGGCTGCGTACGCTCGCCCGGCTCCGCGAGCAGGCCAGCTCGGACCCGCTCACCGGGCTGCGGCACACCGGCCCGTTCGGGCAGCGGATCGCCACCGCCACGCCGGGGCGTACCGCGCTGCTGGCGATCGACGTGGACGGGTTCAAGGACGTCAACGACACGTACGGCCACCAGGCCGGTGACCGGCTCCTGGTGGGGCTGGCCCGGGCGCTCGAAGGCGCGCTACGTCAGGGCGACGAGCTGTACCGGACCGGCGGCGACGAGTTCGTGGCGGTGATCGAGGTGAGCCGCCCGGAGGAGGCGGTACGGATCGCCGAACGGCTCACCGAGGCGGCCCGGCGTACCGGCCGGACGATCAGCGTCGGCATCGCCCTGCCGAGACCCGGCGAGTCTCCCGAACGCACCCTGCACCGAGCCGACCAGGCTCTGTACGCGGTGAAACGCCACGGCCGAGACGGCGTCCACCTCTCCGCCGCCTGA
- a CDS encoding aspartate-semialdehyde dehydrogenase has product MASLPTLAVVGATGAVGTVMCQILSSRRNVWGEIRLLASERSAGRRVQCRGEELTVQALTADALDGVDVAMFDVPDDVSAEWAPVAAARGAVVVDNSGAFRMDRDVPLVVPEINPEQVRNRPKGIIANANCTTLAMIVAVAPLHREYGLRELVLASYQAVSGAGQAGVDALHLQLGKIAGDRVLGSRAGDVRQAVGDELGPFPAPLALNVVPWAGSLADGGWSSEEMKLRNESRKILGLPDLKVSATCVRVPVVTGHSVAVHAVFATEVDAEGAREVLRNAPGVILVDDPAAGEFPMPIDAVGTDPSWVGRIRRAVDDPRALDLFVTGDNLRKGAALNTAQIAELLAKDLTRP; this is encoded by the coding sequence ATGGCGTCGCTGCCCACCCTCGCCGTGGTCGGGGCGACAGGTGCCGTCGGTACGGTGATGTGCCAGATCCTCTCCTCCCGGCGCAACGTGTGGGGCGAGATCCGGCTGCTCGCCTCCGAGCGGTCGGCCGGCCGGCGCGTGCAGTGCCGGGGCGAGGAGCTGACCGTCCAGGCGCTCACCGCCGACGCGCTCGACGGCGTCGACGTGGCGATGTTCGACGTGCCGGACGACGTCTCCGCGGAGTGGGCCCCGGTCGCCGCCGCGCGCGGCGCGGTGGTGGTGGACAACTCCGGCGCGTTCCGGATGGACCGCGACGTCCCGCTGGTGGTCCCCGAGATCAACCCCGAGCAGGTACGCAACCGGCCCAAGGGCATCATCGCCAACGCCAACTGCACCACGCTGGCGATGATCGTGGCGGTCGCGCCGCTGCACCGCGAGTACGGGCTGCGCGAGCTGGTGCTCGCGTCGTACCAGGCGGTCTCCGGGGCGGGCCAGGCCGGCGTGGACGCGCTGCACCTCCAGCTCGGCAAGATCGCCGGCGACCGGGTGCTCGGTTCCCGCGCCGGTGACGTGCGACAGGCAGTCGGCGACGAGCTGGGTCCGTTCCCGGCCCCGCTGGCGCTGAACGTCGTACCGTGGGCGGGCTCGCTCGCCGACGGCGGCTGGTCCTCCGAGGAGATGAAGCTGCGCAACGAGTCGCGCAAGATCCTCGGGCTGCCCGACCTCAAGGTGTCCGCCACCTGCGTACGGGTGCCGGTGGTGACCGGCCACTCGGTCGCCGTGCACGCGGTCTTCGCCACCGAGGTGGATGCCGAGGGCGCCCGTGAGGTGCTGCGCAACGCGCCAGGCGTGATCCTGGTCGACGACCCGGCCGCAGGGGAGTTCCCGATGCCGATCGACGCCGTCGGCACCGACCCCTCGTGGGTGGGCCGAATCCGCCGCGCGGTGGACGACCCCCGCGCTCTGGACCTCTTCGTGACGGGCGACAACCTCCGCAAGGGCGCCGCCCTCAACACGGCCCAGATAGCCGAACTCCTCGCCAAGGACCTGACCCGCCCATAA
- a CDS encoding aspartate kinase: MALVVQKYGGSSVANAERIKRVAERIVAARKAGDDVVVVVSAMGDTTDELLDLANQVSPLPPGRELDMLLTAGERISMALLAMAIHNLGYEARSFTGSQAGVITTSVHGRARIIDVTPGRLKGALDEGAVVIVAGFQGVSQDTKDVTTLGRGGSDTTAVALAAALEADVCEIYTDVDGIFTADPRIVPNARHIKQITYEEMLELAACGAKVLHLRSVEYARRAGLPIHVRSSYSTNTGTMVTGSMEDLPVEQALITGVAHDRSEAKITIVGVPDEPGAAASIFDTVAGAEINIDMIVQNVSTEGTGRTDISFTLPKADGPTAMTALSKIQESVKFKGLLYDDHVGKVSLIGAGMRSHPGVAAGFFAALGAAGVNIEMISTSEIRVSVVCRDTDLDKAVRAIHDAFELGGDTEAVVYAGTGR; the protein is encoded by the coding sequence GTGGCACTCGTGGTGCAGAAGTACGGCGGGTCCTCCGTCGCCAACGCCGAGCGGATCAAGCGGGTGGCCGAGCGCATCGTGGCCGCGCGCAAGGCCGGCGACGACGTGGTGGTGGTGGTGTCCGCCATGGGCGACACCACCGACGAGCTGCTCGACCTGGCCAACCAGGTCAGCCCGCTGCCGCCGGGCCGTGAGCTGGACATGCTGCTCACCGCCGGGGAGCGGATCTCCATGGCGCTGCTGGCCATGGCCATCCACAACCTGGGGTACGAGGCACGCTCGTTCACCGGTTCGCAGGCCGGCGTGATCACCACCTCGGTGCACGGCCGGGCCCGGATCATCGACGTGACCCCGGGGCGACTCAAGGGCGCGCTGGACGAGGGCGCGGTGGTCATCGTCGCCGGTTTCCAGGGCGTCTCGCAGGACACCAAGGACGTCACCACGCTCGGGCGGGGCGGTTCGGACACCACTGCCGTGGCGCTCGCCGCCGCGCTGGAGGCGGACGTCTGCGAGATCTACACCGACGTGGACGGCATCTTCACCGCCGACCCGCGCATCGTGCCGAACGCCCGGCACATCAAGCAGATCACGTACGAGGAGATGCTGGAACTGGCCGCCTGCGGCGCGAAGGTGCTGCACCTGCGCAGCGTCGAGTACGCGCGGCGCGCGGGCTTGCCGATCCACGTCCGTTCGTCATACTCGACCAACACCGGCACGATGGTCACCGGATCGATGGAGGACCTTCCTGTGGAACAGGCACTGATCACCGGGGTCGCCCACGACCGCAGCGAAGCGAAGATCACGATCGTCGGCGTGCCCGACGAGCCGGGCGCCGCCGCGTCGATCTTCGACACCGTGGCCGGCGCGGAGATCAACATCGACATGATCGTGCAGAACGTGTCCACCGAGGGCACCGGCCGCACGGACATCTCGTTCACGCTGCCCAAGGCCGACGGCCCGACCGCGATGACCGCGCTCAGCAAGATCCAGGAGTCGGTCAAGTTCAAGGGCCTGCTGTACGACGACCACGTCGGCAAGGTCTCCCTCATCGGCGCAGGCATGCGCTCGCACCCGGGCGTGGCCGCCGGCTTCTTCGCCGCCCTCGGCGCGGCCGGCGTGAACATCGAGATGATCTCCACGTCGGAGATCCGGGTCTCCGTGGTCTGCCGCGACACCGACCTCGACAAGGCGGTCCGCGCCATCCACGACGCCTTCGAGCTGGGTGGTGACACCGAAGCCGTCGTCTACGCCGGCACCGGGCGGTAA